The Streptomyces sp. RKAG293 genome includes a region encoding these proteins:
- a CDS encoding Ig-like domain-containing protein — MSTVQAARSAIRTGDRFHRGAVALTMGGILLMTAACGGHHGEGAEASRVTDPAATTTAGAVPKTSAAVLDVEPKDGAQGVAPNALQVSVSHGRLTTVDVTDKNGKRVPGSLTPDGTGWKPAAALAPGTAYTVNAQATDADGLAAAATTAFTTRAPDKQVSTNDNIGDGQTYGVGMIVKVEFSRKIVNKDAVAKGITFATDNGTEVKGHWFGNDRLDFRPAEYWKPGTKVTIHYRLKNVEVSPGVYGDVDRDEPFTIGRSQVSTANAATHQLTIVRNGKATTVPATLGDEKHPSWGGTMVIMSKEKVTHMNSRTVGLGDEYDIPAVPHAMRLTSSGTYLHGNYWYKGDPFGKANTSHGCVSLKDVEGGGDNSVAGAFFNSSLIGDVVKVVNSKEKAVAPDNGLGGWNLPWAKW, encoded by the coding sequence GTGAGTACTGTTCAGGCGGCCCGGAGCGCGATACGTACCGGCGACCGATTCCACCGCGGCGCTGTGGCGCTGACGATGGGCGGCATCCTGCTGATGACCGCGGCCTGCGGCGGCCACCACGGCGAGGGCGCCGAGGCCTCCCGCGTGACGGACCCCGCCGCCACGACCACGGCCGGGGCCGTGCCGAAGACGTCGGCCGCGGTGCTGGACGTCGAGCCGAAGGACGGCGCCCAGGGCGTCGCCCCGAACGCGCTTCAGGTGTCCGTCTCCCACGGGAGGCTCACCACCGTGGACGTGACCGACAAGAACGGCAAGCGCGTGCCCGGCTCGCTCACCCCGGACGGCACCGGCTGGAAGCCCGCCGCCGCGCTCGCACCCGGCACGGCGTACACGGTGAACGCCCAGGCGACGGACGCCGACGGCCTCGCTGCCGCCGCCACCACGGCGTTCACCACGCGCGCGCCCGACAAGCAGGTCTCCACCAACGACAACATCGGCGACGGCCAGACCTACGGCGTGGGCATGATCGTCAAGGTGGAGTTCAGCAGGAAGATCGTGAACAAGGACGCCGTTGCCAAGGGCATCACCTTCGCGACCGACAACGGCACCGAAGTGAAGGGCCACTGGTTCGGTAACGATCGGCTGGACTTCCGACCGGCCGAGTACTGGAAGCCGGGCACCAAGGTCACCATCCACTACCGGCTGAAGAACGTCGAGGTCTCGCCGGGCGTCTACGGCGACGTGGACAGGGACGAGCCGTTCACCATCGGCCGGTCGCAGGTGTCCACCGCGAACGCCGCCACGCACCAGCTCACGATCGTCCGGAACGGCAAGGCCACCACCGTGCCCGCCACGCTCGGCGACGAGAAGCACCCGTCGTGGGGCGGCACCATGGTGATCATGTCCAAGGAGAAGGTCACCCACATGAACTCCCGGACTGTCGGACTCGGCGACGAGTACGACATCCCCGCCGTCCCGCACGCGATGCGGCTGACCAGCAGCGGCACCTACCTCCACGGCAACTACTGGTACAAGGGCGACCCGTTCGGCAAGGCCAACACCAGCCACGGCTGCGTCTCGCTCAAGGACGTGGAGGGCGGCGGCGACAACTCCGTCGCGGGCGCGTTCTTCAACAGCTCGCTGATCGGCGACGTGGTCAAGGTCGTGAACTCGAAGGAGAAGGCGGTCGCCCCCGACAACGGGCTCGGCGGCTGGAACCTCCCCTGGGCGAAGTGGTAG
- a CDS encoding ATP-binding protein, whose translation MSDAMDEILRVWPERFRFRRLVTALHDEESPQEVDAIDAVLGGLANDDDEQTVFLSLLEAGDFGMAVHLLEECPASRRLRNLRRKLLKARWSEALQDVQRKASELSQQANDAGLPIPTGLEKSPLLELSRHSLPEALGRLREVEQNLDRAVAEGREELKARVPTERHGTPWGDRFDALVQAGFLRAAARMIEQGAEDEGPEAVPPLPYWAWGDTSPSEVLDWHLDPGKRCPNAFRAWLDIDETSKALIRAFSGLPTRGHDIAVEFVQALDEFLHAESLWIGRLDPVGDEFLTLLPSVFASRELQRFRPQGSVDLFVGGPGTRHPEELAGLRPFAAVGPDMARRSGRGQGAVLDLRSLLQLVNLRTGRAAALLRILGPQWPLSTFVGETPEQLDEYLGVGDATRWTMLRWIVDLTGLGGATVADGLAYETGSDPELLQLFLRALAERQERPQAGSRPWLTSWRHDREFVASIERAVLRPLEAVPVARIAFWAALAAAAASGESSRQETEEPGNEVTASGVLSTVHQASAEAEPDDQEQTHGEIPQEEELRGGLAQLARLRLTVDASTERVWFRSCGVLLVLGSFAEERLVETLAEWRTRPEEGGSSAERTRRSWEWQLRRHALSPDYEDVLALLEKNGEIDPVDPRWIRLTAQTNDLSASASQIDGETDLTPLLHSLGAKWESAYPGWTVAIRTPPTAVARVSARAAQVLLYELLANAADALAGSGTGAVSVSVEPQGEDDWLVDVLDSGPGIGFPEGREHLVFRDLKSTRGEGRGRGLYRARQVALEAEGDLTLHARANSHPVLRGAHFRLVLPMA comes from the coding sequence GTGAGCGACGCGATGGACGAGATCCTCCGCGTATGGCCGGAGCGCTTCCGGTTCCGCCGACTGGTCACCGCCCTGCACGACGAGGAGAGCCCGCAGGAGGTCGACGCCATCGACGCCGTGCTGGGCGGACTGGCGAACGACGATGACGAACAGACCGTCTTCCTGAGCCTGTTGGAGGCGGGCGACTTCGGCATGGCCGTCCATCTGCTGGAGGAATGCCCCGCGTCGCGCAGACTCCGGAACTTGCGGCGCAAGCTTCTCAAGGCGCGCTGGTCAGAGGCGCTCCAGGACGTCCAGCGCAAGGCGAGCGAACTGTCGCAGCAGGCGAACGACGCGGGTCTACCGATTCCGACAGGCCTCGAGAAGTCCCCGCTGCTGGAGCTGAGCCGACATTCCCTGCCCGAGGCGCTCGGACGGCTACGCGAGGTGGAGCAGAACCTGGACCGTGCGGTGGCCGAGGGTAGGGAGGAACTGAAGGCCAGAGTCCCGACGGAGCGGCACGGAACGCCCTGGGGCGATCGGTTCGACGCCCTGGTCCAAGCCGGATTTCTCCGTGCCGCCGCCAGGATGATCGAACAGGGGGCGGAGGACGAGGGCCCGGAGGCGGTTCCACCGTTGCCCTACTGGGCCTGGGGAGACACCAGCCCTTCCGAGGTCCTGGACTGGCACCTCGACCCCGGTAAGCGTTGCCCGAATGCCTTCAGAGCCTGGTTGGACATCGACGAGACTTCGAAGGCTCTGATCCGTGCCTTCTCCGGTCTCCCCACCAGGGGGCACGACATCGCCGTGGAGTTCGTGCAGGCCCTGGACGAATTCCTGCACGCCGAGTCGCTGTGGATCGGGCGGCTCGACCCGGTCGGTGACGAATTCCTGACGCTCCTCCCCTCGGTCTTCGCTTCCCGGGAACTCCAGCGGTTTCGCCCCCAAGGCTCGGTCGACCTGTTCGTCGGAGGCCCCGGCACCCGGCACCCCGAGGAACTCGCAGGACTTCGTCCGTTCGCCGCAGTGGGTCCCGACATGGCGCGGCGGTCCGGTCGTGGCCAGGGTGCCGTGCTCGATCTGCGGTCGCTGCTGCAACTCGTCAACCTTCGAACCGGACGGGCCGCCGCGCTGCTACGCATCCTCGGACCGCAGTGGCCCCTGTCGACCTTCGTGGGCGAGACTCCCGAGCAGCTGGACGAGTACCTCGGGGTGGGCGACGCGACACGCTGGACGATGCTGCGCTGGATCGTCGACCTCACCGGTCTCGGTGGTGCGACCGTTGCCGACGGGTTGGCCTACGAGACGGGTTCCGACCCGGAACTGCTCCAGCTCTTCCTCAGGGCCCTCGCCGAGCGGCAGGAGCGCCCTCAGGCCGGCTCGCGGCCATGGCTCACGAGCTGGCGACACGACCGTGAGTTCGTCGCGTCGATCGAGCGTGCGGTGCTGCGCCCGTTGGAAGCGGTGCCGGTCGCCCGCATCGCCTTCTGGGCCGCGCTCGCGGCAGCGGCGGCCTCCGGGGAGTCCTCCAGGCAGGAGACGGAGGAACCCGGGAACGAGGTGACCGCGTCCGGCGTGCTGTCCACCGTCCACCAGGCCTCGGCCGAGGCCGAGCCGGACGACCAGGAGCAGACTCATGGGGAGATCCCGCAGGAGGAGGAGCTGAGGGGTGGTCTGGCGCAGCTCGCACGACTGCGACTGACCGTCGATGCCTCCACGGAACGCGTGTGGTTTCGCTCGTGCGGGGTCCTGCTGGTGCTCGGCTCGTTCGCGGAGGAGCGACTCGTCGAGACTCTCGCCGAGTGGCGGACCCGTCCCGAGGAGGGCGGGTCCAGCGCCGAGCGCACCCGCCGGTCCTGGGAGTGGCAGCTGCGGCGACACGCGCTCAGTCCCGACTACGAGGACGTCCTCGCCCTGCTGGAGAAGAACGGGGAGATCGATCCGGTCGATCCACGGTGGATCCGGCTCACAGCGCAGACGAACGACCTCTCGGCGAGCGCTTCGCAGATCGACGGAGAGACCGACCTGACTCCGCTGCTCCACTCCTTGGGAGCGAAATGGGAGAGTGCCTATCCGGGCTGGACGGTGGCCATCCGCACACCGCCGACCGCGGTGGCCCGGGTCAGCGCCCGCGCCGCCCAGGTCCTGCTGTACGAACTGCTCGCAAACGCGGCGGACGCGCTGGCCGGGTCCGGTACCGGCGCCGTGTCCGTCTCGGTCGAGCCGCAGGGGGAGGACGACTGGCTTGTCGACGTGTTGGACAGCGGCCCCGGTATCGGCTTCCCCGAAGGGCGTGAGCATCTCGTCTTCCGTGACCTGAAGTCGACCCGCGGGGAGGGCCGCGGGCGGGGACTGTACCGCGCTCGGCAGGTTGCACTGGAAGCTGAGGGCGATCTCACCCTGCACGCCCGTGCCAACAGCCACCCGGTTTTGCGGGGCGCACACTTCCGCCTGGTCCTGCCGATGGCCTGA
- a CDS encoding nuclear transport factor 2 family protein has product MNRTDIRTALTDLLLTPGLDLDEAAERHFAPDYRQRTDGSWADRTEFLAHIAHLRTVVAGGSVEVHDELADGDRYADRHTMEVVKTDGSTVRMEVYVFAEFAPDGRFRRIEETTLLLEGSEADRDLGSAR; this is encoded by the coding sequence ATGAACCGCACCGACATCCGCACCGCCCTCACCGACCTGCTCCTCACCCCGGGCCTGGACCTGGACGAGGCCGCCGAGCGGCACTTCGCCCCCGACTACCGTCAGCGCACCGACGGCAGCTGGGCGGACCGCACCGAGTTCCTCGCCCACATCGCCCACCTGCGCACGGTCGTGGCCGGCGGCTCGGTCGAGGTCCACGACGAACTCGCGGACGGCGACCGGTACGCCGACCGCCACACCATGGAGGTCGTCAAGACGGACGGCTCCACGGTCCGAATGGAGGTCTACGTGTTCGCCGAGTTCGCGCCCGACGGCCGCTTCCGCCGGATCGAGGAGACCACCTTGCTGCTCGAAGGCTCCGAGGCAGACCGCGACCTCGGCAGCGCCCGCTGA
- a CDS encoding MarR family transcriptional regulator → MTNTTGDDIAHTLGLLLRRSTRTRLHTRITDGLEEALDDLTYPVLSGLARTGPCSAADLGREVGLDRTTVSRRADRLERSGLLERHPDPDDSRATLLSLTDDGHAIVAVTRRRLADVIEDSLASWPQDDARTFARLLRRFVEQGPFAADHD, encoded by the coding sequence GTGACGAACACGACCGGCGACGACATCGCCCACACCCTCGGGCTGCTCCTGCGGCGCAGCACCCGCACCCGTCTCCACACCCGCATCACCGACGGCCTGGAGGAGGCGCTTGACGACCTCACCTACCCGGTCCTCAGCGGCCTGGCCCGCACCGGCCCGTGCAGCGCCGCCGACCTCGGCCGCGAGGTCGGACTGGACCGCACCACCGTCAGCCGGCGCGCCGACCGACTGGAGCGGTCCGGCCTCCTCGAGCGCCACCCGGACCCGGACGACAGCCGCGCCACCCTGCTCAGCCTCACCGACGACGGCCACGCCATCGTGGCCGTCACCCGGCGGCGACTCGCGGACGTCATCGAGGACTCACTCGCCAGCTGGCCGCAGGACGACGCCCGTACCTTCGCCCGCCTCCTGCGCCGCTTCGTCGAACAGGGACCCTTCGCCGCCGACCACGACTGA
- a CDS encoding transcriptional regulator: MSEGFGELRERDGIARLLGELKSRSGLSYGALAKRLHLSTSTLHRYCTGDVVPTEFAPLDHLARLCKATPEELVELYRLWVVAHAARGSRTSAGPEPSSPTGPAEATGPTEAQTGAEAQATPDGRGDEAGPVLAARAEPDPVPGAAPRRWRVRHRGILAAAAVAVVLATIGAVATGLESSAGSPAPGGPDSPSSPALASAGTGAGSPRPTGGTDTSAPIKVSVKPSGWDTPCDQYLVDRPPSEVPRPPQVPDVAGWVSRLGGVPGRYLSIEIVVQGTGRDTVVLSGLNVRVARIAAPLAWNAYSMGEGCGGGVDVHSYDLDLDAARPRPVVIEGGTGLPLKVSEGDPEVIEITARTTSHDVSWYLELEWSSGDRKGTLPVDLGHGTPFRTSAVKGRPLYVHPIGGQAWEPSPFQQ, translated from the coding sequence GTGTCAGAGGGGTTCGGGGAGTTGAGGGAGCGGGACGGGATCGCGCGGCTGCTCGGGGAGCTGAAGAGCCGGTCGGGACTCAGTTACGGCGCGCTGGCGAAGAGGCTGCATCTGAGCACCTCGACACTCCACCGCTACTGCACCGGGGACGTGGTACCGACGGAGTTCGCCCCGCTGGACCACCTCGCCCGGCTGTGCAAGGCGACTCCGGAAGAGCTCGTCGAGCTGTACCGGCTGTGGGTCGTCGCCCACGCGGCGCGGGGAAGCAGGACGTCAGCCGGGCCCGAACCGTCAAGTCCGACGGGTCCGGCGGAGGCGACCGGTCCGACGGAGGCGCAGACGGGGGCCGAGGCGCAGGCGACACCGGACGGGAGAGGTGACGAGGCCGGACCGGTCCTCGCCGCCCGCGCCGAACCCGACCCCGTCCCCGGGGCGGCGCCGCGGCGGTGGCGGGTCCGCCACCGGGGGATCCTGGCCGCGGCGGCGGTCGCCGTGGTGCTGGCCACCATCGGGGCCGTCGCCACGGGGCTGGAGTCGTCCGCCGGATCTCCGGCCCCGGGCGGTCCCGACTCGCCGTCCTCCCCCGCGCTCGCCTCCGCCGGCACGGGCGCGGGCTCGCCGCGGCCGACCGGCGGGACGGACACGAGCGCTCCGATCAAGGTTTCGGTCAAGCCCTCCGGGTGGGACACCCCGTGCGATCAGTACCTGGTCGACCGCCCGCCGTCCGAAGTCCCTCGCCCGCCCCAGGTGCCGGACGTGGCGGGCTGGGTCTCCCGGCTCGGCGGGGTTCCCGGCCGCTACCTGTCGATCGAGATCGTCGTGCAGGGCACCGGCAGGGACACCGTGGTGCTGTCGGGCCTCAACGTCCGGGTCGCCCGGATCGCGGCTCCCCTCGCCTGGAACGCCTATTCCATGGGCGAGGGCTGCGGCGGTGGAGTCGACGTCCATTCCTACGACCTCGATCTCGACGCGGCCCGCCCGCGGCCGGTCGTGATCGAGGGCGGCACCGGCCTGCCGCTGAAGGTGAGCGAGGGCGACCCGGAGGTCATCGAGATCACCGCCCGGACCACCTCCCACGACGTGTCCTGGTACCTGGAGCTGGAGTGGTCCAGCGGCGACCGGAAGGGGACGCTCCCCGTCGACCTCGGCCACGGCACGCCGTTCCGCACCAGCGCGGTGAAGGGCCGGCCGCTGTACGTCCACCCGATCGGCGGACAAGCCTGGGAGCCGAGCCCGTTTCAGCAGTGA
- a CDS encoding alpha/beta fold hydrolase: MSNNSLVEVRLAYSRRMKSLGGIGSSRARSDATHDAVLVIPGIMGTRLVEAATGKVLWGMGKAAEYAGRWDLEGGMDALALSPAEREGEFGRVVPRGIIRTPSWAPLLGGVEPYDRLLKRLRNVVVHPDAIAEFGYDWRLPTEYNAQRLAQAVECHLAAWREHPQSRAARAFVPDGRPAGVVLIAHSMGGLVAAAASLIPGAMADVRAVLTLGSPFHGAVKAVQVLSEGRGLPGLPKENLRRLARTLPGIHDLLPSYRCLVVDDDVVALDAAAVESVGGDRELAQRSFDLHARLRTAVLPGHRIIQGTTQQTLQSLRISAGVAEFLSVGFSRHSDDTLVRHPGTGVPVTTDHKGDGTVFRYATSHGKVPTIAVAQQHTALPRTGSVIDIACGMLTGAAHDGSHLAGDDLGLEVPDQVDVGVPFDILAQTRRHRNVTFTVEDPYAISPSRARMMGSSMARVRGQEDRWSARITLTSPGLYRVGASSGSDPVTRLVMAV, from the coding sequence GGCGGCATCGGTTCATCGCGCGCACGCTCCGATGCCACGCACGATGCCGTTCTTGTCATCCCGGGAATCATGGGAACCAGGCTGGTGGAGGCCGCCACCGGCAAAGTGCTCTGGGGAATGGGCAAAGCCGCCGAGTACGCCGGCCGGTGGGATCTCGAGGGCGGGATGGACGCACTCGCCCTCAGCCCGGCGGAACGCGAGGGCGAGTTCGGGCGGGTAGTGCCCCGGGGCATCATCAGAACGCCTTCCTGGGCACCGCTTCTGGGCGGTGTGGAGCCCTACGACCGGCTGTTGAAGAGACTGCGGAACGTGGTCGTCCACCCTGATGCGATCGCAGAGTTCGGGTACGACTGGCGTCTGCCGACGGAATACAACGCCCAACGATTGGCCCAGGCCGTGGAATGCCACCTCGCCGCCTGGCGCGAGCATCCGCAGTCCAGGGCGGCGCGGGCGTTCGTGCCAGATGGAAGGCCCGCGGGAGTGGTACTCATCGCCCATTCCATGGGCGGCCTGGTGGCCGCCGCGGCTTCGCTCATACCCGGGGCGATGGCGGACGTGCGTGCCGTCCTCACTCTTGGTTCCCCGTTTCACGGTGCGGTCAAGGCGGTTCAGGTCCTCAGCGAGGGGCGAGGACTGCCCGGTCTGCCGAAGGAGAACCTCCGGCGGCTCGCCCGGACCCTGCCGGGAATTCACGACCTGTTGCCGAGTTACCGCTGCCTGGTCGTGGACGACGACGTGGTCGCCCTGGACGCGGCTGCCGTGGAGTCGGTCGGCGGGGACCGCGAGTTGGCGCAGCGTTCGTTCGATCTGCACGCCCGGTTGCGGACAGCAGTGCTTCCAGGCCACCGGATCATCCAGGGAACCACCCAGCAGACCCTGCAGTCCCTGCGGATCAGCGCGGGGGTGGCCGAGTTCCTCTCCGTGGGCTTCAGCCGGCACAGCGACGACACTCTGGTCCGCCACCCGGGGACCGGGGTGCCGGTCACGACGGACCACAAGGGGGACGGCACGGTCTTCCGCTACGCCACCTCCCACGGGAAGGTGCCGACGATCGCGGTGGCCCAGCAGCACACGGCGCTGCCGAGAACGGGCTCGGTCATCGACATCGCCTGCGGAATGCTCACCGGCGCGGCTCACGACGGGTCCCATCTGGCCGGGGACGACCTCGGGTTGGAGGTCCCCGACCAGGTCGATGTCGGCGTCCCCTTCGACATTCTGGCCCAGACCCGGCGGCACAGGAATGTCACCTTCACGGTCGAGGACCCTTATGCCATCAGCCCGTCGCGCGCGAGGATGATGGGGTCCTCCATGGCACGGGTTCGAGGCCAGGAGGACCGGTGGAGCGCCCGGATAACGCTCACGTCACCGGGCCTCTACCGGGTCGGGGCCAGCAGCGGCAGCGACCCCGTCACCCGACTGGTCATGGCGGTGTGA
- a CDS encoding AAA domain-containing protein → MTTASLDEHRNLIDRLFCRDGAPFGGYSCVGDPVVVVTDRLVRATLQPNGDDDTRYDLFQLTIFCDIHKFAGELWEHAARNLLRVGALNHPALPRIVLGKFVPAERVAFTLTRERGMPITMDDSISMFQGAPLKALDHFSLLLDALSELHGAGIMHRNLTAAALNVQQLDPDDPYDVAITLSRFEMSTLIGNVIRNVGARETGDAADSARQFYTTPPPGVTQARHHAYLATELHAYLFEERASIRRDWVSTDVFGLGVIAWEWFCGQIDVVLPGPYAGLEAAQGPQRAAALHDLHVAMVGYLGTSGLPDALVHTLRRMLDPFPRTRFTSFEAAKHLETHWETIRAHWIAETATVPRLVAFMPEESEMLHQERQWIQHSPTGKAGREELQAFLEKELTSAELVHAPNGALGYASGPVDRLREAEWVLVGERAVWFCAVLHDYQAMTGKRRLYHEVLVIKYLREKDITRELVYAKRRRKVESIQLVPFRPGQDLTGVLVGRPKWTHLEEAVRDHLGSDGPNAMYLRSLQFLLDYQRAEVDSRCYAFRRVGPNARGQVVLELDSEADDYRRHSDWLLTAYCGDPRRRPPLGDFVHALDSEKGFTQVDLVPRSGRHPYFSRSSTVTAGFLRWVNESAIRVQAPPGAEIPETGWIRPHGDGGTTPQLNRQERALTLLKAQPMLVEALRAPRSFDLGRGRWLEPTIPEERKLSLESRKTMATMLGTHPFYALQGPPGAGKSTLTVAAIKKNLEAEKGARILVSSQSNQTLDGLARKLIDGQGPHSLILRETSLGDAQKVTDEVVKRHTLPNLTADVANTVTAVLGARLERGSEEEPPYQDRPYDAGTLRLARKRGIALDDLPPLTGELRKLAGEWLGHVGSDLMELTERVRAGASVVLATCNIAATINEGRWNPKDLFDWVIVEEAAKAWPTEIVVPLVLGVRWTLIGDHRQLGPHRQDAFDTFLTSLDKHQDSPAKTEFENQEFHRRALRMFEHFFDGKTASDYTAADSAVGRLEKQFRMVKTIAEPVSRTFYPAVPRKVDADGLPLSFLTTTKVMPHGVVYPEFLMARPLVWIDTADCEGFEEQPRWFNTGEVDLVERLALSLTPVSAPPKDLKADNSLVVLTPYAAQVALLAERPALAGREHTVHSFQGAEADRVIVSLVRSGPRSAPGPEALVTQPSTVNRVGHVSQPELINVLLSRAKRLLVIVGDRQHFTAHGGEDWRQIADVIDRYGVVVPASEVME, encoded by the coding sequence GTGACCACGGCCAGTCTTGACGAGCACAGGAATCTCATCGACCGGCTCTTCTGCCGGGACGGTGCTCCGTTCGGCGGCTACAGCTGCGTCGGTGACCCCGTGGTCGTGGTCACCGACCGGCTGGTGCGAGCGACGCTGCAGCCCAACGGCGACGACGACACACGCTACGACCTCTTCCAACTGACCATCTTCTGCGACATCCACAAGTTCGCCGGAGAACTCTGGGAGCACGCGGCCCGCAATCTGCTCCGGGTGGGCGCCCTCAACCACCCCGCGCTCCCGCGGATCGTCCTGGGCAAGTTCGTCCCCGCCGAGCGGGTGGCCTTCACCCTCACGCGGGAGCGGGGGATGCCGATCACCATGGACGACAGCATCAGCATGTTCCAGGGCGCGCCGCTGAAGGCGCTCGACCACTTCAGCCTGCTGCTTGATGCTCTCAGCGAGTTGCACGGTGCGGGGATCATGCACCGGAACCTCACCGCCGCCGCTCTCAACGTCCAACAGTTGGACCCCGACGACCCCTACGACGTGGCCATCACCCTCTCGCGTTTCGAGATGAGCACCCTGATCGGCAACGTGATCCGGAATGTGGGTGCGAGAGAAACCGGGGACGCGGCGGACAGCGCTCGTCAGTTCTACACGACACCGCCGCCAGGGGTGACGCAGGCGCGACATCACGCCTATCTGGCAACGGAGTTGCACGCATACCTGTTCGAGGAGCGGGCGAGCATCCGTCGCGACTGGGTGAGCACGGACGTCTTCGGACTCGGCGTGATCGCCTGGGAGTGGTTCTGCGGACAGATCGACGTGGTGCTGCCTGGCCCGTATGCCGGCCTGGAGGCGGCACAGGGGCCGCAGCGTGCCGCGGCTCTGCACGATCTGCACGTGGCGATGGTCGGGTACCTCGGCACGTCGGGCCTGCCCGACGCTCTCGTTCATACGCTGCGGCGGATGCTCGACCCCTTTCCGCGGACGCGGTTCACCTCCTTCGAGGCGGCGAAGCATCTGGAGACGCACTGGGAGACGATCCGGGCGCACTGGATCGCCGAGACGGCGACGGTGCCGCGCCTCGTGGCGTTCATGCCCGAGGAGAGCGAGATGCTCCACCAGGAGAGGCAGTGGATCCAGCACAGTCCGACCGGCAAGGCGGGCCGGGAGGAGTTGCAGGCCTTCCTGGAGAAGGAGCTCACCTCCGCCGAGCTGGTGCACGCCCCGAACGGTGCGCTGGGTTACGCGAGCGGCCCGGTGGACCGCCTGCGGGAGGCCGAGTGGGTGCTGGTGGGCGAACGGGCGGTGTGGTTCTGCGCCGTCCTGCACGACTACCAGGCGATGACCGGGAAGCGAAGGCTCTACCACGAGGTCCTGGTGATCAAGTACCTGCGGGAGAAGGACATCACCAGGGAGCTCGTCTACGCCAAGCGACGGCGCAAGGTGGAGAGCATTCAGCTGGTGCCCTTCCGGCCGGGGCAGGACCTGACCGGAGTGCTCGTCGGTCGCCCCAAGTGGACCCACCTGGAGGAGGCGGTCCGGGACCACCTGGGATCCGATGGCCCGAACGCCATGTATCTCCGCTCGCTCCAGTTCCTCCTCGACTACCAGCGGGCCGAGGTCGACTCCCGCTGCTACGCCTTCCGGCGGGTCGGGCCCAACGCGCGCGGGCAGGTGGTCCTCGAACTCGACAGCGAGGCGGACGACTACCGCAGGCACAGCGACTGGCTGCTGACCGCCTACTGCGGGGACCCCCGCCGACGGCCACCGCTCGGCGACTTCGTCCACGCCCTCGACAGCGAGAAGGGCTTCACCCAGGTGGACCTCGTCCCCAGATCCGGCCGGCATCCATACTTCAGCCGGAGTTCGACGGTGACGGCCGGCTTCTTGCGGTGGGTGAACGAGAGCGCGATCCGGGTGCAGGCTCCGCCCGGTGCGGAGATCCCTGAGACAGGGTGGATCCGCCCCCACGGCGATGGTGGCACCACGCCGCAGCTCAACCGCCAGGAGCGTGCGCTCACCCTGCTCAAGGCCCAGCCGATGCTGGTCGAGGCGCTGCGCGCCCCGCGGTCCTTCGACCTGGGGAGGGGACGGTGGCTCGAGCCGACCATCCCCGAGGAGCGCAAGCTCAGCCTGGAGTCCCGGAAGACCATGGCGACCATGCTGGGAACGCATCCCTTCTACGCCCTGCAGGGGCCACCGGGCGCGGGCAAGTCAACCCTGACGGTAGCGGCCATCAAGAAGAACCTGGAGGCGGAGAAGGGCGCGCGCATCCTGGTCAGCTCCCAGTCGAACCAAACCCTCGACGGGTTGGCCCGAAAGCTCATCGACGGTCAGGGGCCCCATTCGCTGATCCTCCGGGAGACCTCGTTGGGGGACGCTCAGAAGGTGACCGACGAAGTGGTCAAGAGGCACACCCTGCCGAACCTCACGGCAGATGTCGCCAACACGGTCACAGCGGTCCTGGGCGCGAGGCTGGAACGAGGGAGCGAGGAGGAGCCGCCCTACCAGGACCGGCCCTACGACGCGGGGACGCTGCGACTGGCCCGCAAGCGCGGCATCGCCCTCGACGACCTGCCACCGCTGACCGGGGAACTGCGGAAACTCGCCGGGGAGTGGCTGGGCCACGTCGGCTCCGACCTGATGGAACTCACCGAGCGCGTACGGGCGGGGGCGAGCGTGGTCCTGGCCACCTGCAACATCGCGGCGACCATCAACGAGGGCCGGTGGAACCCCAAGGACCTGTTCGACTGGGTGATCGTCGAGGAGGCGGCCAAGGCCTGGCCCACGGAGATCGTCGTTCCGCTCGTCCTCGGCGTGCGCTGGACGCTGATCGGCGACCATCGGCAGCTCGGCCCACACCGCCAGGACGCGTTCGACACCTTCCTCACCTCCCTCGACAAGCACCAGGACAGCCCGGCGAAGACGGAGTTCGAGAATCAGGAGTTCCACCGCAGGGCGCTGCGCATGTTCGAGCACTTCTTCGATGGGAAGACCGCCTCCGACTACACGGCCGCCGACTCGGCGGTAGGACGGCTCGAGAAGCAGTTCCGCATGGTCAAGACCATCGCCGAACCTGTCAGCCGCACCTTCTACCCGGCGGTCCCCCGTAAGGTCGACGCCGATGGGCTGCCGTTGAGCTTCCTCACGACCACCAAGGTGATGCCGCACGGCGTGGTCTACCCCGAGTTCCTGATGGCGCGACCCCTGGTGTGGATCGACACGGCCGACTGCGAAGGCTTCGAGGAGCAGCCGCGGTGGTTCAATACCGGCGAGGTCGATCTGGTGGAGCGGCTGGCACTGTCCCTCACCCCGGTGTCGGCGCCGCCCAAAGACCTCAAGGCCGACAACAGCCTTGTGGTCCTCACCCCCTACGCGGCCCAGGTCGCGCTGCTCGCCGAGCGGCCTGCTCTGGCGGGCCGCGAGCACACGGTCCACTCCTTCCAGGGAGCGGAGGCAGACCGGGTGATCGTGTCCCTGGTGCGGAGCGGACCGCGCTCCGCACCAGGGCCGGAAGCTCTGGTCACACAGCCGAGCACGGTCAACAGGGTCGGCCACGTCAGCCAACCCGAACTGATCAACGTGCTGCTGTCCCGTGCCAAACGGCTCCTGGTCATCGTGGGGGACCGGCAGCACTTCACCGCGCACGGTGGCGAGGACTGGCGCCAGATCGCTGACGTCATCGACAGGTACGGCGTCGTGGTGCCGGCGAGCGAGGTGATGGAATGA